A stretch of Hippoglossus hippoglossus isolate fHipHip1 chromosome 20, fHipHip1.pri, whole genome shotgun sequence DNA encodes these proteins:
- the mrc1a gene encoding macrophage mannose receptor 1 isoform X1, which produces MLPCSGLAVILCLLQALCITADIDSGSFLIFNENHNKCIRVESATSVTIATCDPHDKQQQFRWASKSRLLSLSLKLCLGATDIKEWVKVLLFECDESSDLQHWQCKNETLFGLKDQDLHLNWGHRNERNILIYQGSGLWSRWRIFGTRGDICSKGYQEIFTIGGNSFGSPCQFPFKFLDKWYAECTKEGRSDGQLWCATERDYDKVKKWGFCPTQAYPASSGWDTDPVTGVQYQRNTQSVLTWHQARKSCQQQGADLLSIVELHEQSYISGLTSTFGTSLWIGLNSLDFESGWQWSNGNPFRYLNWAPGHPSSEPGLTCATLNAAKASKWESSACTKKLGYICRKGNSTSLPPPPSKDQHSFCPSHWVPYAGHCYYLERSKKMWGDALAACHKEGGDLASIHNIEEQSFVISQSGYLPTDVLWIGLNDQKNQMLFEWSDHSHVTFAQWQTGEPSHATNLQEDCVLIRGKDGSWADHMCEKTYGYICKKKASTKPPEGAEEDANPGCKLGSIRFDSYCYNVGAETKTFDDAKQTCSEAGAHLVDVGDRYESAFLVSLVGLRPEKYFWTGLTNTEDVNTFRWTTRRKVAFTHFNVGMPDRKQGCVAMTTGIFAGLWDVVTCSNKEKYICKKPAEGVQVTTVPPTTPALSCASGWFPVATGNVCFQLFNRRGDLKKTWSEAHDFCKAIGGDLMSIHSAQDLNNAELHFSDAAWIGFSSLDTSQGFVWSDGSPSNFDSWAFGEPNNYNDNEHCAEVQFYYGRHWNDRHCDSNNDWICQIRKGVTPSPEPVTVPTVYNTTEDGWLIYNDTQYFFNTDPLSMEAARVFCKKNFGELAVITGESERKFLWKQILKGSEGQYYIGMVVNLDQSFSWLDGSPVTYTAWEHNEPNFANNDENCVTIYKGMGYWNDINCGMELSSICKRSSSFVNATMVPTTVPKGGCAPGWISFRGKCYKIVTGDDNNTWLNARTYCINQGGNLVSIVNDREQAFLTSQMLRYKENLWIGMNDVNWEMHFVWTDGRGMAYTNWAKGHPTSVPEGRYSASDEVFDCVIMLGGVNKLTGLWKVDDCNSKKGFICKRNIDSQIVVPPTTVLPKAFYKLGNDSYKLVTQKMRWDEARRQCQADDADLASILDPVAEAYITLQISKHNEPVWIGLNSNVTGGRFKWVDGWLLSYTKWGKDEPKKNEGCVYMDVDKKWKTASCTDNCYSLCKRSPDIAPTEPPQLPGSCPEPKSRRTWIPFKGHCYAFLSAQVDNWAHASVDCLKMGASLVSVQDPQEGLFIQQNLEMLQDGAKTFWIGLFKTHEGEWQWIDDSVLDYTNWNSGMPKSDSCVDIHSDTGLWSTNSCGRYRSYICKRPKVITPTEKPPSVAHVTEEASHGSAGITVAVVLVVIAIFGLGAFLLFRKRIPTTVLGEGTFDNKLYFNNPIRALVDTKGLVANIEQNEQA; this is translated from the exons ATGTTACCCTGCTCAGGTTTGGCTGTGatcctctgtctcctgcaggCCCTCTGCATCACTGCTGACATAG ACAGCGGCTCCTTTCTGATTTTCAATGAGAACCACAACAAGTGCATCCGGGTGGAGAGCGCCACCTCGGTGACCATAGCCACCTGCGATCCTCACgacaagcagcagcagtttcGTTGGGCCTCCAAGTCGCGCCTTCTCAGCCTGTCCCTCAAGCTCTGTCTGGGGGCCACGGATATTAAAGAGTGGGTGAAGGTCCTCCTGTTTGAATGTGATGAGAGCAGCGACCTCCAGCACTGGCAGTGCAAGAACGAGACTCTCTTTGGCCTAAAAGACCAGGACCTGCACTTAAACTGGGGCCACCGCAATGAGAGGAACATACTGATCTACCAAGGCTCGGGGCTCTGGAGTCGCTGGAGGATATTTGGCACTCGGGGAGACATTTGCTCAAAGGGGTATCAAG AGATTTTCACCATAGGGGGCAATTCGTTTGGAAGCCCCTGTCAGTTCCCTTTCAAGTTTTTGGACAAGTGGTACGCTGAGTGCACGAAGGAGGGCCGATCAGACGGACAGCTGTGGTGCGCCACAGAGAGGGACTACGATAAAGTGAAGAAGTGGGGCTTCTGTCCCACCCAAG cataTCCAGCATCCTCAGGTTGGGACACTGACCCAGTCACTGGGGTTCAGTATCAGAGGAACACACAGTCAGTGTTGACCTGGCATCAGGCGAGGAAGAGCTGCCAGCAGCAGGGAGCCGACCTCCTCAGCATCGTCGAGCTGCACGAGCAGTCGTACATCTCAG GGTTGACAAGTACTTTCGGGACATCTCTGTGGATTGGACTGAACTCCTTGGATTTTGAAAGCGGGTGGCAGTGGAGCAACGGAAACCCATTTAGATATTTAAACTGGGCCCCAG GTCATCCGTCATCAGAGCCTGGACTTACCTGTGCAACCCTCAACGCTGCAAAAGCCTCAAAATGGGAGAGCAGCGCCTGCACCAAGAAGCTCGGTTACATCTGTCGCAAAGGAAACTCCACCAGTCTGCCGCCACCACCAA GCAAAGATCAGCACAGCTTCTGCCCCAGTCACTGGGTTCCTTACGCAGGTCACTGTTACTACCTGGAGAGGAGTAAGAAGATGTGGGGGGATGCTCTGGCTGCGTGTCACAAAGAGGGCGGAGACTTGGCCAGCATTCACAACATAGAGGAGCAGAGCTTCGTCATATCTCAATCTGGATACT TGCCGACAGATGTGCTCTGGATTGGCTTGAACGATCAGAAGAACCAGATGTTGTTCGAATGGTCCGATCACTCCCACGTCACCTTCGCCCAGTGGCAAACAGGCGAACCCTCTCACGCCACCAACCTCCAGGAAGACTGTGTTCTCATCAGAGGAAAG GATGGAAGTTGGGCAGATCACATGTGTGAAAAGACGTACGGGTACATCTGCAAGAAGAAGGCCTCCACGAAACCACCGGAGGGCGCCGAAGAGGACGCCAACCCTGGATGCAAGCTA GGCTCGATCAGGTTTGATTCCTACTGTTACAACGTCGGAGCCGAGACGAAAACTTTTGATGATGCAAAGCAGACGTGCTCCGAGGCTGGCGCACATCTGGTGGATGTGGGTGACAG ATATGAGAGCGCCTTCCTGGTCAGTTTGGTGGGTTTAAGACCAGAGAAGTATTTCTGGACGGGTTTGACCAACACAGAAGACGTAAACACTTTCCGATGGACGACCAGAAGAAAGGTCGCGTTCACTCATTTCAACGTGGGAATGCCAG acagaaaacagggaTGCGTTGCCATGACAACTGGGATTTTCGCCGGATTATGGGATGTTGTCACCTGCAGCAACAAGGAGAAATACATCTGCAAGAAACCAGCGGAGGGTGTGCAGGTGACGACGGTCCCGCCCACCACCCCGGCCCTGAGCTGTGCCTCCGGGTGGTTCCCGGTCGCCACAGGGAACGTCTGCTTCCAG CTTTTCAATAGACGAGGGGATCTTAAGAAGACGTGGTCTGAAGCACATGACTTCTGCAAGGCCATTGGTGGGGACCTGATGAGCATCCACAGTGCGCAGGACCTAAACAATGCGGA GCTTCACTTCTCTGACGCAGCTTGGATTGGTTTCAGCTCCCTGGATACCAGTCAAGGTTTTGTGTGGAGTGATGGGTCCCCT AGCAACTTTGACAGCTGGGCCTTTGGAGAACCGAACAACTACAACGACAATGAACACTGTGCAGAAGTCCAGTTTTACTACGGACGCCACTGGAACGATCGGCACTGTGATTCCAACAATGACTGGATCTGCCAGATACGCAAAG GTGTGACTCCCAGCCCGGAGCCTGTCACTGTTCCAACAG TATACAACACCACAGAAGATGGCTGGCTCATATACAACGACACGCAGTATTTCTTCAACACTGACCCCCTTTCCATGGAAGCTGCCAGAGTCTTCTGCAAAAAAAACTTTGGCGAACTTGCAGTCATCACgggggagagtgagaggaagttCCTCTGGAAACAG ATATTGAAAGGCTCAGAAGGACAGTACTACATTGGCATGGTGGTGAATTTGGATCAGTCATTCAG CTGGCTGGACGGCAGCCCTGTAACTTACACTGCATGGGAACACAATGAGCCCAACTTTGCTAACAATGACGAAAACTGTGTGACTATATACAAGGGCATGG GCTACTGGAACGATATTAACTGTGGTATGGAGCTTTCCTCCATCTGCAAAAGAAGCAGCAGTTTTGTCAACGCAACGATGGTCCCCACCACGGTTCCTAAAGGAGGATGTGCACCAGGGTGGATTTCTTTTAGAGGAAAG TGCTACAAAATTGTTACGGGGGATGACAATAACACGTGGCTGAACGCCAGGACGTACTGCATAAACCAGGGAGGAAATCTGGTTTCTATCGTCAATGACAGAGAGCAAG CTTTCCTAACATCACAGATGTTGAGATACAAGGAAAACCTGTGGATTGGCATGAATGATGTGAACTGGGAGATGCACTTTGTGTGGACAGACGGTAGAGGCATGGCATACACCAACTGGGCCAAAGGACACCCAACCTCTGTGCCGGAAGGACGATACTCAGCATCAGATGAGGT GTTTGACTGTGTGATCATGCTGGGCGGCGTCAACAAACTCACAGGATTGTGGAAAGTGGACGACTGTAACAGCAAAAAAGGCTTCATCTGCAAAAGAAACATCG ATTCTCAGATCGTGGTTCCACCCACCACTGTGTTACCGAAGGCGTTCTACAAGCTCGGCAATGATTCCTACAAACTGGTGACGCAGAAGATGAGATGGGACGAGGCGAGGAGGCAGTGCCAAGCAGACGATGCAGACCTGGCCAGTATCCTGGACCCTGTAGCTGAGGCTTACATCACATTGCAGATTTCCAAGCACAATGAACCCGTGTGGATTGGCCTCAACAGCAATGTG ACCGGTGGTCGGTTCAAGTGGGTCGACGGCTGGTTACTGTCTTACACCAAATGGGGAAAAGATGAGCCTAAAAAAAATGAAGGCTGTGTGTATATGGATGTGGACAAAAAGTGGAAGACTGCATCCTGCACTGACAACTGCTATTCCCTCTGCAAGAGGTCACCAG ACATCGCTCCCACCGAGCCGCCGCAGCTTCCTGGCAGCTGTCCGGAACCGAAGAGCCGAAGAACCTGGATTCCTTTCAAAGGCCACTGTTACGCCTTCCTCAGCGCACAGGTGGACAACTGGGCCCATGCCTCCGTCGATTGCCTGAAAATGG GTGCATCTCTGGTGAGTGTTCAGGACCCTCAGGAGGGTCTGTTCATACAACAGAACCTGGAGATGCTGCAGGACGGGGCCAAAACCTTCTGGATCGGCCTCTTCAAGACCCACGAAG GTGAGTGGCAGTGGATCGATGACAGCGTTTTGGACTATACCAACTGGAATTCGGGGATGCCAAAGTCGGACTCGTGTGTGGACATCCATTCTGACACTGGACTGTGGAGTACGAACAGCTGCGGCAGATATAGGTCTTACATCTGCAAAAGACCAAAAG ttatTACACCGACAGAAAAGCCTCCATCTGTTG CACACGTCACCGAAGAAGCTTCTCATGGGTCGGCTGGCATCACCGTGGCCGTGGTGCTGGTCGTAATCGCTATTTTTGGACTCGGTGCCTTCCTCCTCTTCCGTAAACGGATACCCACGACTGTCTTGGGAGAAGGCACCTTCGACAACAAGTTATATTTCAACAATCCGATCCGAGCCCTTGTCGACACCAAGGGTCTGGTGGCCAACATCGAGCAAAATGAACAGGCGTAG
- the mrc1a gene encoding macrophage mannose receptor 1 isoform X2, whose translation MLPCSGLAVILCLLQALCITADIDSGSFLIFNENHNKCIRVESATSVTIATCDPHDKQQQFRWASKSRLLSLSLKLCLGATDIKEWVKVLLFECDESSDLQHWQCKNETLFGLKDQDLHLNWGHRNERNILIYQGSGLWSRWRIFGTRGDICSKGYQEIFTIGGNSFGSPCQFPFKFLDKWYAECTKEGRSDGQLWCATERDYDKVKKWGFCPTQASSGWDTDPVTGVQYQRNTQSVLTWHQARKSCQQQGADLLSIVELHEQSYISGLTSTFGTSLWIGLNSLDFESGWQWSNGNPFRYLNWAPGHPSSEPGLTCATLNAAKASKWESSACTKKLGYICRKGNSTSLPPPPSKDQHSFCPSHWVPYAGHCYYLERSKKMWGDALAACHKEGGDLASIHNIEEQSFVISQSGYLPTDVLWIGLNDQKNQMLFEWSDHSHVTFAQWQTGEPSHATNLQEDCVLIRGKDGSWADHMCEKTYGYICKKKASTKPPEGAEEDANPGCKLGSIRFDSYCYNVGAETKTFDDAKQTCSEAGAHLVDVGDRYESAFLVSLVGLRPEKYFWTGLTNTEDVNTFRWTTRRKVAFTHFNVGMPDRKQGCVAMTTGIFAGLWDVVTCSNKEKYICKKPAEGVQVTTVPPTTPALSCASGWFPVATGNVCFQLFNRRGDLKKTWSEAHDFCKAIGGDLMSIHSAQDLNNAELHFSDAAWIGFSSLDTSQGFVWSDGSPSNFDSWAFGEPNNYNDNEHCAEVQFYYGRHWNDRHCDSNNDWICQIRKGVTPSPEPVTVPTVYNTTEDGWLIYNDTQYFFNTDPLSMEAARVFCKKNFGELAVITGESERKFLWKQILKGSEGQYYIGMVVNLDQSFSWLDGSPVTYTAWEHNEPNFANNDENCVTIYKGMGYWNDINCGMELSSICKRSSSFVNATMVPTTVPKGGCAPGWISFRGKCYKIVTGDDNNTWLNARTYCINQGGNLVSIVNDREQAFLTSQMLRYKENLWIGMNDVNWEMHFVWTDGRGMAYTNWAKGHPTSVPEGRYSASDEVFDCVIMLGGVNKLTGLWKVDDCNSKKGFICKRNIDSQIVVPPTTVLPKAFYKLGNDSYKLVTQKMRWDEARRQCQADDADLASILDPVAEAYITLQISKHNEPVWIGLNSNVTGGRFKWVDGWLLSYTKWGKDEPKKNEGCVYMDVDKKWKTASCTDNCYSLCKRSPDIAPTEPPQLPGSCPEPKSRRTWIPFKGHCYAFLSAQVDNWAHASVDCLKMGASLVSVQDPQEGLFIQQNLEMLQDGAKTFWIGLFKTHEGEWQWIDDSVLDYTNWNSGMPKSDSCVDIHSDTGLWSTNSCGRYRSYICKRPKVITPTEKPPSVAHVTEEASHGSAGITVAVVLVVIAIFGLGAFLLFRKRIPTTVLGEGTFDNKLYFNNPIRALVDTKGLVANIEQNEQA comes from the exons ATGTTACCCTGCTCAGGTTTGGCTGTGatcctctgtctcctgcaggCCCTCTGCATCACTGCTGACATAG ACAGCGGCTCCTTTCTGATTTTCAATGAGAACCACAACAAGTGCATCCGGGTGGAGAGCGCCACCTCGGTGACCATAGCCACCTGCGATCCTCACgacaagcagcagcagtttcGTTGGGCCTCCAAGTCGCGCCTTCTCAGCCTGTCCCTCAAGCTCTGTCTGGGGGCCACGGATATTAAAGAGTGGGTGAAGGTCCTCCTGTTTGAATGTGATGAGAGCAGCGACCTCCAGCACTGGCAGTGCAAGAACGAGACTCTCTTTGGCCTAAAAGACCAGGACCTGCACTTAAACTGGGGCCACCGCAATGAGAGGAACATACTGATCTACCAAGGCTCGGGGCTCTGGAGTCGCTGGAGGATATTTGGCACTCGGGGAGACATTTGCTCAAAGGGGTATCAAG AGATTTTCACCATAGGGGGCAATTCGTTTGGAAGCCCCTGTCAGTTCCCTTTCAAGTTTTTGGACAAGTGGTACGCTGAGTGCACGAAGGAGGGCCGATCAGACGGACAGCTGTGGTGCGCCACAGAGAGGGACTACGATAAAGTGAAGAAGTGGGGCTTCTGTCCCACCCAAG CATCCTCAGGTTGGGACACTGACCCAGTCACTGGGGTTCAGTATCAGAGGAACACACAGTCAGTGTTGACCTGGCATCAGGCGAGGAAGAGCTGCCAGCAGCAGGGAGCCGACCTCCTCAGCATCGTCGAGCTGCACGAGCAGTCGTACATCTCAG GGTTGACAAGTACTTTCGGGACATCTCTGTGGATTGGACTGAACTCCTTGGATTTTGAAAGCGGGTGGCAGTGGAGCAACGGAAACCCATTTAGATATTTAAACTGGGCCCCAG GTCATCCGTCATCAGAGCCTGGACTTACCTGTGCAACCCTCAACGCTGCAAAAGCCTCAAAATGGGAGAGCAGCGCCTGCACCAAGAAGCTCGGTTACATCTGTCGCAAAGGAAACTCCACCAGTCTGCCGCCACCACCAA GCAAAGATCAGCACAGCTTCTGCCCCAGTCACTGGGTTCCTTACGCAGGTCACTGTTACTACCTGGAGAGGAGTAAGAAGATGTGGGGGGATGCTCTGGCTGCGTGTCACAAAGAGGGCGGAGACTTGGCCAGCATTCACAACATAGAGGAGCAGAGCTTCGTCATATCTCAATCTGGATACT TGCCGACAGATGTGCTCTGGATTGGCTTGAACGATCAGAAGAACCAGATGTTGTTCGAATGGTCCGATCACTCCCACGTCACCTTCGCCCAGTGGCAAACAGGCGAACCCTCTCACGCCACCAACCTCCAGGAAGACTGTGTTCTCATCAGAGGAAAG GATGGAAGTTGGGCAGATCACATGTGTGAAAAGACGTACGGGTACATCTGCAAGAAGAAGGCCTCCACGAAACCACCGGAGGGCGCCGAAGAGGACGCCAACCCTGGATGCAAGCTA GGCTCGATCAGGTTTGATTCCTACTGTTACAACGTCGGAGCCGAGACGAAAACTTTTGATGATGCAAAGCAGACGTGCTCCGAGGCTGGCGCACATCTGGTGGATGTGGGTGACAG ATATGAGAGCGCCTTCCTGGTCAGTTTGGTGGGTTTAAGACCAGAGAAGTATTTCTGGACGGGTTTGACCAACACAGAAGACGTAAACACTTTCCGATGGACGACCAGAAGAAAGGTCGCGTTCACTCATTTCAACGTGGGAATGCCAG acagaaaacagggaTGCGTTGCCATGACAACTGGGATTTTCGCCGGATTATGGGATGTTGTCACCTGCAGCAACAAGGAGAAATACATCTGCAAGAAACCAGCGGAGGGTGTGCAGGTGACGACGGTCCCGCCCACCACCCCGGCCCTGAGCTGTGCCTCCGGGTGGTTCCCGGTCGCCACAGGGAACGTCTGCTTCCAG CTTTTCAATAGACGAGGGGATCTTAAGAAGACGTGGTCTGAAGCACATGACTTCTGCAAGGCCATTGGTGGGGACCTGATGAGCATCCACAGTGCGCAGGACCTAAACAATGCGGA GCTTCACTTCTCTGACGCAGCTTGGATTGGTTTCAGCTCCCTGGATACCAGTCAAGGTTTTGTGTGGAGTGATGGGTCCCCT AGCAACTTTGACAGCTGGGCCTTTGGAGAACCGAACAACTACAACGACAATGAACACTGTGCAGAAGTCCAGTTTTACTACGGACGCCACTGGAACGATCGGCACTGTGATTCCAACAATGACTGGATCTGCCAGATACGCAAAG GTGTGACTCCCAGCCCGGAGCCTGTCACTGTTCCAACAG TATACAACACCACAGAAGATGGCTGGCTCATATACAACGACACGCAGTATTTCTTCAACACTGACCCCCTTTCCATGGAAGCTGCCAGAGTCTTCTGCAAAAAAAACTTTGGCGAACTTGCAGTCATCACgggggagagtgagaggaagttCCTCTGGAAACAG ATATTGAAAGGCTCAGAAGGACAGTACTACATTGGCATGGTGGTGAATTTGGATCAGTCATTCAG CTGGCTGGACGGCAGCCCTGTAACTTACACTGCATGGGAACACAATGAGCCCAACTTTGCTAACAATGACGAAAACTGTGTGACTATATACAAGGGCATGG GCTACTGGAACGATATTAACTGTGGTATGGAGCTTTCCTCCATCTGCAAAAGAAGCAGCAGTTTTGTCAACGCAACGATGGTCCCCACCACGGTTCCTAAAGGAGGATGTGCACCAGGGTGGATTTCTTTTAGAGGAAAG TGCTACAAAATTGTTACGGGGGATGACAATAACACGTGGCTGAACGCCAGGACGTACTGCATAAACCAGGGAGGAAATCTGGTTTCTATCGTCAATGACAGAGAGCAAG CTTTCCTAACATCACAGATGTTGAGATACAAGGAAAACCTGTGGATTGGCATGAATGATGTGAACTGGGAGATGCACTTTGTGTGGACAGACGGTAGAGGCATGGCATACACCAACTGGGCCAAAGGACACCCAACCTCTGTGCCGGAAGGACGATACTCAGCATCAGATGAGGT GTTTGACTGTGTGATCATGCTGGGCGGCGTCAACAAACTCACAGGATTGTGGAAAGTGGACGACTGTAACAGCAAAAAAGGCTTCATCTGCAAAAGAAACATCG ATTCTCAGATCGTGGTTCCACCCACCACTGTGTTACCGAAGGCGTTCTACAAGCTCGGCAATGATTCCTACAAACTGGTGACGCAGAAGATGAGATGGGACGAGGCGAGGAGGCAGTGCCAAGCAGACGATGCAGACCTGGCCAGTATCCTGGACCCTGTAGCTGAGGCTTACATCACATTGCAGATTTCCAAGCACAATGAACCCGTGTGGATTGGCCTCAACAGCAATGTG ACCGGTGGTCGGTTCAAGTGGGTCGACGGCTGGTTACTGTCTTACACCAAATGGGGAAAAGATGAGCCTAAAAAAAATGAAGGCTGTGTGTATATGGATGTGGACAAAAAGTGGAAGACTGCATCCTGCACTGACAACTGCTATTCCCTCTGCAAGAGGTCACCAG ACATCGCTCCCACCGAGCCGCCGCAGCTTCCTGGCAGCTGTCCGGAACCGAAGAGCCGAAGAACCTGGATTCCTTTCAAAGGCCACTGTTACGCCTTCCTCAGCGCACAGGTGGACAACTGGGCCCATGCCTCCGTCGATTGCCTGAAAATGG GTGCATCTCTGGTGAGTGTTCAGGACCCTCAGGAGGGTCTGTTCATACAACAGAACCTGGAGATGCTGCAGGACGGGGCCAAAACCTTCTGGATCGGCCTCTTCAAGACCCACGAAG GTGAGTGGCAGTGGATCGATGACAGCGTTTTGGACTATACCAACTGGAATTCGGGGATGCCAAAGTCGGACTCGTGTGTGGACATCCATTCTGACACTGGACTGTGGAGTACGAACAGCTGCGGCAGATATAGGTCTTACATCTGCAAAAGACCAAAAG ttatTACACCGACAGAAAAGCCTCCATCTGTTG CACACGTCACCGAAGAAGCTTCTCATGGGTCGGCTGGCATCACCGTGGCCGTGGTGCTGGTCGTAATCGCTATTTTTGGACTCGGTGCCTTCCTCCTCTTCCGTAAACGGATACCCACGACTGTCTTGGGAGAAGGCACCTTCGACAACAAGTTATATTTCAACAATCCGATCCGAGCCCTTGTCGACACCAAGGGTCTGGTGGCCAACATCGAGCAAAATGAACAGGCGTAG
- the LOC117754166 gene encoding transmembrane protein 236-like, with translation MGSGGTLKFAVCEVLQFAGLCVPLFIVMQRFAVIVARVKTSAQPPGDASTAYWLIVASSIAYVTSTALLVWVPLKYMVFVKKKFLIGRKKWRPVALVYVVLSTLPCFAFLIASSEVQINNNMQYDMFTELPVSLVLFSLICIDVVERIRHCRLTGQANDMERDADIPSSVLTHVEQVTPVTPISPAVPGPAVPGQGGSTPMQPGANQLGDRNQNGAGARQETNGMPGNPGRPFSISGLSSPSVSSTAYRMSPYSYTGPLRFLSASDARADVFVDSFVFWLDTVEMVRVAGHPLVYHSGWVFPIYIFSYLSCLRVVVMPHSPLLSSLGVALQDLPFFFVRVGLIAFFGFVTPILYLMKNLLVCLAFVYFNFMTKLRVFNTERMFF, from the exons ATGGGCTCGGGGGGTACGCTGAAGTTCGCCGTGTGCGAGGTTCTGCAGTTTGCAGGCCTGTGCGTGCCGCTCTTCATCGTCATGCAGAGGTTCGCCGTCATCGTGGCGAGGGTGAAAACCTCGGCGCAGCCCCCTGGAGACGCCAGCACGGCCTACTGGTTGATCGTGGCGTCCTCCATCGCCTACGTCACCTCAACTGCCCTGCTGGTCTGGGTGCCCCTGAAGTACATGGTCTTCGTGAAAAAGAAGTTTCTCATTGGGAGGAAGAAGTG GAGGCCTGTTGCCCTTGTATATGTGGTCCTGTCCACATTGCCCTGCTTTGCCTTCCTTATCGCCAGCTCTGAG GTCCAGATAAATAACAACATGCAATATGATATGTTCACGGAGCTCCCTGTGTCGCTagtcctcttctctctcatctGTATTGACGTTGTGGAGAGGATACGCCACTGCAGACTGACGGGCCAGG CTAATGACATGGAGAGAGATGCTGACAttccctcctctgtcctcacacaTGTGGAGCAGGTAACACCAGTGACCCCTATCTCTCCAGCTGTGCCAGGGCCAGCTGTGCCCGGGCAAGGTGGTTCCACTCCGATGCAACCAGGGGCAAACCAGCTCGGGGACAGGAACCAGAACGGAGCAGGCGCTCGACAGGAGACTAACGGGATGCCAGGCAACCCTGGGAGACCATTTAGTATCTCTGGATTAAGCTCACCATCAGTGAGCAGCACGGCGTACCGCATGTCTCCGTACTCCTACACGGGCCCACTGAGGTTCCTGAGTGCCAGCGACGCCCGAGCAGACGTGTTCGTGGACAGTTTTGTGTTCTGGTTGGATACGGTGGAGATGGTGCGGGTGGCAGGACACCCCCTGGTCTACCACTCAGGCTGGGTGTTCCCCATCTATATCTTCAGCTACTTGTCCTGCCTGCGTGTGGTGGTGATGCCCCACAGCCCCTTGCTTTCCTCACTAGGAGTGGCTCTGCAGGACTTGCCCTTTTTCTTTGTGCGCGTCGGCCTCATTGCCTTCTTCGGCTTCGTCACACCCATCCTCTATCTGATGAAGAACTTGTTGGTGTGCCTGGCCTTTGTCTACTTCAACTTCATGACCAAGCTGAGGGTCTTCAACACAGAGAGGATGTTCTTTTAA
- the hacd1 gene encoding very-long-chain (3R)-3-hydroxyacyl-CoA dehydratase 1 has product MASSEEDGTVEEKENNNKKRTKSALATAWLTFYNIAMTAGWLVLAIAMMRFYIQRGTHKGLYRSIARTLKFFQTFALVEVGHCAIGIVRTSVIVTGVQVCSRIFMVWFITNSIRQIQNEESVILFLVVWTVTEITRYSYYTFNLLHHLPYFIKWARYNLFIVLYPLGVVGELFTIYAALPFVRRSGMYSMRLPNKYNVSFDYYYCLIIVMLSYIPLFPQLFFHMLRQRRRVLHGEVIVEKDD; this is encoded by the exons ATGGCGTCCAGCGAGGAGGACGGCACGGtcgaggagaaggaaaacaacaacaagaagcgGACGAAAAGCGCCCTCGCCACCGCATGGCTCACCTTCTACAACATCGCCATGACCGCCGG GTGGCTGGTTTTGGCGATTGCAATGATGCGCTTCTACATCCAGAGAGGCACACACAAGGGTCTGTACAGGAGTATAGCGAGGACACTCAAGTTCTTCCAGACCTTTGCATTAGTTGAG GTGGGACATTGTGCCATCG GAATCGTGAGGACTTCTGTGATTGTAACCGGGGTTCAAGTGTGTTCACGGATTTTCATGGTTTGGTTCATCACCAACAGCATCAGACAG ATCCAGAATGAAGAAAGCGTAATCCTATTCCTGGTCGTGTGGACGGTGACGGAGATCACCAGATATTCCTACTACACATTCAACCTGCTCCACCACCTGCCGTACTTCATCAAATGGGCCAG ATACAACCTCTTCATCGTCCTGTACCCTCTGGGGGTCGTCGGGGAGCTGTTCACCATTTACGCCGCTCTGCCGTTTGTGCGCAGGTCCGGGATGTACTCCATGAGGCTTCCCAACAAGTACAACGTGTCGTTTGACTACTACTACTGCCTCATCATCGTCATGCTGTCCTACATCCCAC TGTTTCCTCAGCTGTTCTTCCACATGCTGCGGCAGAGGAGAAGGGTGCTTCACGGGGAGGTCATCGTGGAGAAGGACGACTAG